Proteins encoded within one genomic window of Halodesulfurarchaeum formicicum:
- the nrfD gene encoding NrfD/PsrC family molybdoenzyme membrane anchor subunit has product MSTEHSGLAIPQFGTKGRIWLLALGVLVAAGFVAWLYQLSQGLVATGMDNVFSWALYIMLFVFFVGLSAGGLIISSVPKFFHSKRYDSLAQLGVLLSFACIVVAGLMIIPDLGRPSQITGFITSPDFRSPMVWDFGIVVVYGLFSAGYLWLLTRRDLAQMGSPLAFGVTDTEDGRKADRKKAFWAAAVAIPLAIMLHSVTGWIFGLQVGRGDWFSPLVAPMFIMKALVSGLGLLLVTAVLVDKFTRYELPQKLVPDLGKILGVFIAVHIVYLVAAERLPHAWASNFEFWAITSSFLVGDSTYFWIWTVVGGAIPLALLIVPSIRQQVWAVVTASVLAIVGILFEGIYLVFTGYTDLNITAAPGVTTGRGYTGLGADVWTTIGVYTPTAVELLISVGIIALGALIVTVGLRFIPMQPGNGVEFHERETPVTDTAVADGGSERLDDERGEP; this is encoded by the coding sequence ATGAGCACTGAACACTCCGGGCTCGCCATTCCGCAGTTTGGCACCAAAGGTCGCATCTGGCTCCTCGCACTTGGCGTTCTGGTCGCGGCTGGGTTCGTTGCCTGGCTGTATCAACTCAGCCAGGGCCTGGTCGCGACCGGTATGGACAACGTCTTCTCGTGGGCGCTTTATATCATGCTCTTTGTCTTCTTCGTGGGGCTCTCAGCGGGGGGTCTCATCATTTCGAGTGTGCCCAAGTTCTTCCATTCGAAACGGTACGACAGTCTCGCGCAACTGGGCGTGTTGCTCAGCTTCGCCTGTATCGTCGTCGCCGGCCTGATGATCATCCCGGACCTGGGCCGTCCAAGCCAGATTACCGGCTTCATCACTTCCCCGGACTTCCGCTCGCCGATGGTCTGGGACTTCGGGATCGTCGTGGTCTATGGCCTCTTCAGCGCCGGGTACCTCTGGCTTTTGACCCGCCGTGACCTCGCGCAGATGGGTTCACCGCTCGCCTTCGGTGTCACGGACACCGAAGATGGTCGAAAGGCCGACCGCAAAAAGGCCTTCTGGGCGGCGGCGGTCGCCATCCCGCTTGCGATCATGCTTCACTCCGTGACGGGGTGGATCTTCGGTCTCCAGGTCGGCCGCGGCGACTGGTTCAGCCCGCTTGTCGCGCCGATGTTCATCATGAAGGCACTCGTCTCCGGTCTCGGTCTCCTGTTGGTGACTGCCGTGCTGGTGGATAAATTCACCCGCTATGAGTTGCCCCAGAAGTTGGTGCCGGACCTCGGAAAGATACTCGGCGTGTTCATCGCGGTGCACATCGTCTATCTCGTGGCAGCCGAGCGGCTCCCCCACGCGTGGGCCTCGAACTTCGAGTTCTGGGCCATCACGAGTTCGTTTCTGGTCGGGGACTCGACCTACTTCTGGATCTGGACGGTCGTCGGTGGCGCGATTCCACTCGCGCTGCTCATTGTGCCGTCGATACGCCAACAGGTCTGGGCGGTCGTCACCGCGAGCGTCCTGGCAATCGTCGGCATCCTCTTCGAGGGGATCTACCTCGTGTTCACCGGATATACCGATTTGAACATCACGGCCGCTCCGGGTGTGACCACGGGTCGTGGCTACACCGGGCTTGGAGCGGACGTCTGGACGACCATCGGTGTCTACACGCCGACGGCCGTCGAGCTCCTCATCTCGGTGGGTATCATCGCGCTTGGCGCGTTGATCGTGACCGTCGGACTGCGGTTCATCCCGATGCAGCCCGGCAACGGCGTCGAATTCCACGAACGCGAAACGCCCGTGACGGATACGGCAGTCGCCGACGGCGGCTCTGAACGCCTCGACGACGAGCGTGGGGAGCCGTGA
- a CDS encoding TorD/DmsD family molecular chaperone, producing MPVAEDTERLAQGYAVLGRCWRQPDEALVEAINSGTLSTVVPDVESVTVKDLRIEHTRLFVGPGGPPCPPYESVYRDGEGDARGNVLGPSTGAVVTWYQAHGLGLDRDWSDLPDHVATELEFVSHLAADGSEDLREQFLDEHPRQWMRPFLDGVRAETHESFYAGLADATEDALF from the coding sequence ATGCCAGTCGCCGAGGACACCGAACGACTGGCCCAGGGGTATGCAGTGCTCGGGCGCTGCTGGCGCCAGCCGGACGAGGCGCTGGTTGAAGCGATCAACTCCGGGACCCTCTCGACAGTCGTTCCGGACGTGGAGTCAGTGACGGTCAAGGACCTGCGCATCGAGCACACCCGCCTGTTTGTCGGGCCGGGCGGACCGCCGTGTCCACCATACGAAAGTGTCTACCGTGATGGGGAAGGCGACGCCCGCGGAAACGTGCTTGGGCCGTCGACTGGAGCCGTCGTAACGTGGTATCAGGCCCACGGCCTGGGGCTGGATCGGGACTGGTCGGACCTCCCTGACCATGTCGCCACCGAACTCGAGTTCGTTTCCCACCTCGCTGCCGACGGGTCCGAGGATCTTCGAGAGCAATTCCTCGATGAACACCCGCGCCAGTGGATGCGACCGTTTCTCGACGGAGTGCGTGCCGAGACCCACGAATCGTTCTACGCCGGGCTTGCAGACGCCACCGAAGACGCGCTCTTCTGA
- a CDS encoding ion transporter, with protein MTAQQSTPVPTGRRERVRFYLLDHETPIGKAIDIALLVLNVAFIAVFVAQTYPVSTQVRSALWGFEVLLAVIFGVEYILRLYGAKSRFGEATDSYTVVDLLSILPTFALLLVPGSVFVQLGFLRALRVIRVLRFYRFTHDAEFFFGTISISALRVLKLGLTVFVIFFTSAGLFYSVEVQANPGIAHFGDAFYYIVIALATVGFGDIVPTTVAGRWVTVGAVLTAIILVPRQAGAIIRTWTHKGKVEVTCPNCGLQYHDQDASHCKACGHVIYQEYDSRE; from the coding sequence ATGACTGCCCAGCAGTCGACGCCGGTACCCACGGGCCGCCGGGAACGGGTCCGCTTCTACCTGCTGGACCACGAGACCCCGATCGGGAAGGCCATCGATATCGCGCTACTGGTCCTCAACGTCGCCTTCATCGCCGTCTTCGTCGCCCAGACCTACCCGGTCTCGACCCAGGTGCGTTCGGCGCTCTGGGGGTTCGAAGTCCTGCTCGCCGTGATCTTCGGGGTGGAGTATATCCTTCGGCTCTATGGCGCAAAGAGCCGCTTTGGGGAAGCGACCGACTCCTACACCGTCGTCGACCTCTTGTCGATTCTCCCGACCTTCGCGCTGCTCCTGGTGCCGGGATCGGTGTTCGTGCAACTCGGCTTCCTCCGGGCGCTCCGGGTGATCCGGGTCCTCCGATTCTATCGGTTCACGCATGACGCGGAGTTTTTCTTCGGCACGATCAGCATCTCGGCGCTGCGCGTTCTCAAACTCGGGTTGACGGTGTTTGTCATCTTCTTCACGAGCGCGGGGTTGTTCTACAGCGTCGAGGTCCAGGCCAATCCGGGCATCGCCCACTTCGGTGACGCATTCTACTATATCGTCATCGCGCTCGCCACGGTCGGATTCGGAGACATCGTGCCAACTACCGTGGCGGGTCGCTGGGTGACGGTGGGGGCCGTGCTCACCGCGATTATTCTGGTGCCCCGCCAGGCCGGGGCCATCATCCGAACCTGGACACACAAGGGCAAGGTCGAAGTGACCTGCCCGAACTGCGGCCTGCAGTATCACGATCAGGACGCCTCACACTGCAAGGCCTGCGGGCACGTGATCTATCAGGAGTACGACTCCCGGGAGTGA
- a CDS encoding ZIP family metal transporter gives MPGPELYWIAAFAIVAAVVNGAGIFAVFAHREWAERSITYFMCFAAGVLLTTPLVLALPNALGRTPNAGLSALGGFLFMYGSNQLIKYRTHEETLAFGVTAAEGIGIHSLVDGVVYTVTFSISVLTGILAGTGLVVHEFAEGVITYLVLLKGDVAERTAAVSAFFVAALTTPIGAFVAYPLVSRLGGQDLGLLLGFVAGVLLYVSAAHLLPEAREHESEHSMLAFGAGILLALFIVFARTA, from the coding sequence GTGCCAGGCCCTGAGCTGTACTGGATTGCGGCCTTCGCTATCGTGGCGGCGGTGGTGAACGGGGCCGGGATCTTCGCGGTGTTCGCTCACCGGGAGTGGGCCGAGCGATCGATTACCTACTTCATGTGTTTTGCCGCCGGGGTGTTGCTCACCACGCCGCTGGTGCTGGCTCTCCCGAACGCCCTGGGCCGAACCCCGAACGCGGGGCTCAGCGCGCTGGGTGGGTTTCTCTTCATGTATGGCTCGAATCAGCTCATCAAATATCGGACCCACGAGGAGACGCTGGCCTTCGGGGTGACGGCCGCGGAGGGCATCGGCATTCACTCCCTGGTCGACGGCGTGGTCTACACCGTCACGTTCAGCATTTCGGTGCTCACGGGCATCCTGGCGGGGACCGGCCTGGTCGTCCACGAGTTCGCCGAGGGGGTCATCACCTACCTGGTGCTCCTGAAAGGCGACGTGGCGGAGCGCACCGCTGCCGTGTCCGCCTTCTTCGTCGCCGCGTTGACGACCCCGATCGGAGCGTTCGTGGCGTATCCGCTTGTTAGCCGCCTCGGCGGGCAGGATCTCGGCCTCCTGTTGGGCTTTGTCGCCGGCGTGTTGCTCTACGTCTCAGCCGCACACCTGTTGCCGGAGGCCCGTGAACACGAGTCCGAACACTCGATGCTCGCCTTTGGGGCCGGTATCCTCCTGGCGCTTTTCATCGTTTTTGCCCGGACGGCGTGA